One genomic region from Streptomyces sp. NBC_00457 encodes:
- a CDS encoding SAM-dependent methyltransferase yields MADGRPAPDQEALSKIDTTVPHSARIWNYWMGGKDNYEVDRIAGDAYRETAPNIETMARASRQYLIRTVTFVAGDLGIRQFLDIGTGLPTYDNTHQVAQRVAPESRIVYADNDPLVLRHAQALLTSTPEGVTEYVDADLHEPEKILEAAGRILDFDQPVALMLMGILGHIQDYEEAKSIVRRLQAALCPGSYFVHYDSTDTDEELKRAQQGYDDTGAIPYVLRSPEQLAAYYEGLELLEPGIVSCPLWHPEPGTTPVPTDVYGGVARKP; encoded by the coding sequence ATGGCAGACGGCCGGCCCGCCCCCGACCAGGAAGCACTGTCCAAGATCGACACCACGGTGCCGCACTCCGCCCGCATCTGGAACTACTGGATGGGGGGCAAGGACAACTACGAGGTCGACCGGATCGCGGGCGACGCCTACCGCGAGACCGCGCCGAACATCGAGACCATGGCCCGCGCCTCCCGCCAGTACCTGATCCGCACCGTCACCTTCGTGGCCGGCGATCTCGGCATCCGGCAGTTCCTCGACATCGGCACCGGCCTGCCCACGTACGACAACACCCACCAGGTCGCACAGCGGGTGGCGCCCGAGTCCCGCATCGTCTACGCCGACAACGACCCGCTCGTCCTCCGGCACGCCCAGGCCCTGCTCACCAGCACCCCCGAAGGCGTCACCGAGTATGTCGACGCGGACCTGCACGAACCGGAGAAGATCCTCGAAGCGGCGGGCCGGATCCTGGACTTCGACCAGCCGGTCGCCCTGATGCTCATGGGCATCCTCGGCCACATCCAGGACTACGAGGAGGCCAAGTCCATCGTCCGCCGCCTCCAGGCGGCCCTGTGCCCCGGCAGCTACTTCGTGCACTACGACAGCACGGACACGGACGAGGAACTCAAGCGGGCCCAGCAGGGCTACGACGACACCGGCGCCATCCCGTACGTCCTGCGCAGCCCTGAGCAGCTCGCCGCGTACTACGAAGGCCTGGAACTGCTCGAGCCCGGCATCGTCTCCTGCCCCCTGTGGCACCCCGAGCCCGGCACGACGCCCGTGCCCACGGACGTCTACGGCGGGGTGGCCCGCAAGCCCTGA
- a CDS encoding GntR family transcriptional regulator translates to MDGDVIDYRIDRGSGVPAYVQIIEQTERALRMSTLKVGDKLPTAREVVAATAINPNTVLRAYRDMEQAGLVELRRGLGTFVTRSLARPGAEDDSPLRGEVTDWTARARAAGLERADVLALVTAALDAYDNEQDTRAPGDRERKEEDA, encoded by the coding sequence ATGGATGGCGACGTGATCGACTACCGGATCGACCGTGGCAGCGGCGTACCGGCCTACGTGCAGATCATCGAGCAGACCGAACGGGCGCTCCGGATGAGCACCTTGAAGGTCGGGGACAAGTTGCCCACGGCCCGGGAGGTGGTGGCGGCGACCGCCATCAACCCCAACACCGTGCTCCGGGCCTACCGCGACATGGAGCAGGCCGGTCTGGTGGAACTGCGGCGGGGACTGGGGACCTTCGTGACACGGTCGCTCGCCCGGCCCGGGGCGGAGGACGACTCGCCCCTACGCGGGGAGGTCACCGACTGGACGGCACGCGCGCGGGCGGCGGGGTTGGAACGGGCCGACGTCCTCGCGCTGGTCACAGCGGCCCTGGACGCCTACGACAACGAGCAAGACACCCGTGCCCCGGGCGACCGGGAGCGGAAAGAGGAGGACGCATGA
- a CDS encoding ATP-binding protein: MRSPAVETITSPPDPVRTPAMIGRDEELRTLRGLLTEAAAGHGGALLLHGTAGVGKSALLRMLGAEGAESGFKVLSASGVETELWLPFAALQLLLQPVAHDIKNLPVPHRLALTDAFSATQTEPQIFRVALAVLELLADAFARQPHLLLVDDLQWIDSPSRDVLRFVARRIRDFPVLIIAASRLHSPDPHGQTLFPNLPLQPLGRSAAAELLDAGAPGLSAPVRALILERAAGNPLALVELPKAVPDTPAQLDNLPLTQRLEDAFAARTDSASRECRTFLLALATEPNAPLKRLLDVSSRLSGTSVSVDAVQEAVDAGLVSLVGRTLQFRHPLMRSAIYTRATVADRLGTHRVLAAAMDDTPERQLLHLAAATLGPDEELANRLERFADAALARGKVAAAVPALRQAAELVQDTRRRTGILVRAVELASEINDRIHTQMLLDRADMSELGPLERARLMVVSDKAAFDPDEPHRQIEDMVTTAAGAFDARGADVAENLLWRAAARCFFQDGDARVRAKAAAELERWNPDPDAPHVLTVRAYTEPYRHGAEVLARLDRLEPDVQDGRILHFLGSGAMVMGDLSRAARYLSIAAAAWRSQGKLGLLARSLAGSWPRAYLGQLDRAREESGEGLVLAEETGEWIVWLGMKATGGLVAALRGENDAAARTIRELRAHRLFFGMPFVNVMAQQVEGLLALFDGRTAEAYDLLARAFDPADPHYHSVSRWLLAPDLADAAVAAGTVEQARELLAELPELAGRLPSEMMVVAHAYTEAVLAPDDTAEACYTAALASLPAAWSLSRARLHLHHGRRLRRQRRNVDARNPLRSAREGFERVGAHPWAEMAREQLRAAGEASGRRHANTSEQLSAQEMQIAVLASQGLSNREIGQRLFISHRTVGAHLYRIYPRLDINSRGKLAAALAALRDEQG, encoded by the coding sequence ATGCGCAGCCCAGCAGTGGAGACCATCACGTCACCGCCCGATCCGGTCCGTACGCCCGCGATGATCGGCCGGGATGAGGAGCTGCGAACCCTGCGCGGGCTGCTGACGGAGGCGGCGGCCGGTCACGGCGGCGCGCTGTTGCTCCACGGCACGGCCGGCGTCGGCAAGTCGGCTCTGCTGCGCATGCTCGGCGCCGAGGGTGCCGAGAGCGGTTTCAAGGTACTGAGCGCATCCGGGGTGGAGACCGAGTTGTGGCTGCCGTTCGCCGCTCTGCAACTGCTGCTGCAACCAGTCGCCCACGACATCAAGAATCTGCCGGTCCCACACCGGCTGGCGCTGACCGACGCGTTCAGCGCCACGCAGACCGAGCCCCAGATATTCCGGGTCGCACTCGCCGTACTCGAACTGCTCGCCGACGCGTTCGCCCGGCAGCCGCACCTGCTGCTCGTCGACGATCTGCAATGGATCGATTCGCCGAGCAGGGACGTCCTCAGGTTCGTCGCCCGGCGCATCCGCGACTTCCCCGTACTGATCATCGCTGCCTCGCGGCTCCACTCCCCCGACCCGCACGGCCAGACCCTGTTCCCGAACCTCCCTCTGCAACCGCTCGGCCGGTCGGCCGCCGCCGAACTGCTCGACGCCGGCGCGCCCGGCCTGTCGGCGCCGGTGCGGGCGCTCATCCTGGAGCGCGCCGCGGGCAATCCGCTGGCCCTGGTCGAGCTGCCCAAGGCGGTACCGGACACGCCCGCGCAGTTGGACAACCTGCCGCTGACCCAGCGGCTGGAGGACGCGTTCGCCGCACGTACGGACTCGGCGAGCCGTGAGTGCCGCACGTTCCTCCTCGCCCTGGCAACGGAGCCGAATGCACCGCTGAAGCGGCTGCTGGACGTGTCGAGTCGCCTCTCCGGCACGTCGGTCTCGGTGGACGCGGTGCAGGAGGCGGTCGACGCGGGTCTGGTCAGCCTGGTCGGCCGTACCCTCCAGTTCCGGCATCCGCTGATGCGCTCGGCGATCTACACCCGCGCCACGGTCGCCGATCGTCTGGGCACCCATCGGGTCCTCGCGGCGGCCATGGACGACACGCCCGAGCGCCAGCTCCTTCACCTGGCTGCCGCCACGCTCGGCCCGGACGAGGAACTCGCCAACAGGCTGGAGCGTTTCGCCGACGCGGCGCTGGCCCGCGGCAAGGTGGCGGCGGCCGTCCCGGCCCTGCGGCAGGCGGCCGAGCTCGTCCAGGACACGCGCCGCCGAACCGGCATCCTGGTACGGGCGGTGGAGTTGGCCAGCGAGATCAACGACCGTATCCACACCCAGATGCTGCTGGACCGCGCCGACATGAGCGAACTCGGCCCACTGGAGCGGGCCCGACTCATGGTGGTGTCCGACAAAGCCGCGTTCGATCCGGACGAGCCGCACCGGCAGATCGAGGACATGGTCACGACGGCGGCCGGCGCGTTCGACGCGCGAGGCGCGGACGTCGCCGAGAACCTGCTGTGGCGTGCCGCCGCACGCTGCTTCTTCCAGGACGGCGACGCACGGGTACGCGCCAAGGCCGCGGCCGAACTGGAGCGGTGGAACCCCGATCCGGACGCTCCGCACGTGCTGACAGTACGGGCGTACACCGAACCGTACCGACACGGGGCCGAGGTGCTCGCCCGGCTCGACAGGCTTGAGCCGGACGTCCAGGACGGTCGGATCCTGCATTTCCTCGGCAGTGGCGCCATGGTCATGGGCGACCTCAGCCGTGCGGCCCGGTACCTGTCGATCGCGGCTGCGGCATGGCGGTCGCAAGGCAAACTCGGGCTGCTCGCCCGCTCACTGGCCGGCAGTTGGCCTCGGGCGTACCTGGGCCAGCTCGACCGAGCCCGTGAAGAGTCCGGCGAAGGGCTTGTCCTGGCCGAAGAGACGGGGGAATGGATCGTCTGGCTGGGCATGAAGGCGACGGGAGGCCTGGTGGCGGCGCTGCGCGGGGAGAACGACGCCGCGGCCCGGACGATACGTGAACTGCGTGCCCACCGGCTGTTCTTCGGCATGCCGTTCGTCAACGTGATGGCACAACAGGTCGAGGGCCTGCTCGCTCTTTTCGACGGCCGCACGGCTGAGGCGTACGACCTTCTCGCGCGTGCGTTCGATCCCGCCGATCCGCACTACCACTCGGTGAGCCGCTGGCTGCTCGCGCCGGACCTGGCGGACGCCGCAGTGGCGGCGGGCACCGTCGAACAGGCCCGGGAGCTGCTGGCCGAACTCCCCGAGCTGGCCGGCCGACTGCCCTCGGAAATGATGGTGGTGGCGCACGCCTACACCGAAGCGGTACTGGCACCGGACGACACAGCGGAGGCGTGCTACACAGCGGCGCTCGCCTCACTGCCTGCCGCCTGGTCGCTGTCGCGAGCCCGGCTGCACCTGCACCACGGCCGCCGGCTGCGTCGGCAACGGCGCAACGTCGACGCCCGGAACCCGCTGCGCAGCGCCCGCGAGGGGTTCGAGCGCGTCGGCGCGCATCCGTGGGCCGAAATGGCCCGCGAGCAGTTGCGCGCCGCCGGGGAGGCGAGCGGCCGACGGCACGCGAACACCAGCGAGCAGTTGTCGGCCCAGGAAATGCAGATCGCCGTGCTGGCGTCGCAAGGGCTGAGCAACCGGGAGATCGGCCAGCGCCTGTTCATCTCGCACCGCACCGTCGGAGCCCATCTGTACCGGATCTACCCTCGCCTGGACATCAACAGCCGGGGGAAGCTCGCCGCCGCGTTGGCCGCCCTTCGCGACGAACAGGGATGA
- a CDS encoding helix-turn-helix domain-containing protein yields the protein MSENRSSGSAPTVLRMVLGKRLKQLREQAGLSFEDAARAIEVTALTVRRIEKAEVGLRIPYVKELLHTYGVPAAEIEDFLDLARKANQPGWWYQYRDVLPEWFKAYVSLESEASVIRLYEPHYVPGLLQTHEYAEALMRVGFPDEPKEETARRVDLRLKRQDLLAKPDAPALWAVLDETVLRRAVGGAEVMRAQIDRLHEALDLPKVRIQIMRFAAGAHPGAFGPFHHFRFGFSELPDIVYVESLAGAVYVDRPEDVGAYLEVLDRMSVQAEPVDRTRAILGELRKEL from the coding sequence GTGAGCGAGAACCGCTCGAGCGGCAGTGCACCCACCGTCCTGCGGATGGTCCTCGGCAAGCGGCTGAAGCAGCTGCGGGAGCAGGCCGGACTGTCCTTCGAGGACGCGGCGCGCGCCATCGAGGTCACCGCGCTCACGGTCCGGCGGATCGAAAAGGCCGAGGTCGGGCTGCGCATTCCGTACGTCAAGGAGTTGCTGCACACCTACGGCGTCCCCGCGGCGGAGATCGAGGACTTCCTCGATCTGGCCCGCAAGGCGAACCAGCCCGGGTGGTGGTACCAGTACCGCGACGTGCTCCCGGAGTGGTTCAAGGCGTACGTGAGCCTGGAGAGCGAAGCCTCGGTCATCCGTCTCTACGAACCCCATTACGTCCCCGGCCTGTTGCAGACGCACGAGTACGCCGAGGCGCTCATGCGCGTCGGCTTCCCCGACGAACCGAAGGAGGAGACAGCCCGCCGCGTCGACCTGCGACTCAAACGCCAGGACCTGCTCGCCAAGCCGGACGCGCCCGCCCTGTGGGCCGTCCTGGACGAGACGGTGCTGCGCCGGGCGGTCGGCGGGGCCGAGGTGATGCGGGCTCAGATAGACCGGCTGCACGAGGCCCTGGACCTGCCGAAGGTCCGGATCCAGATCATGCGTTTCGCGGCGGGCGCCCACCCCGGCGCCTTCGGCCCGTTCCACCACTTTCGCTTCGGATTCTCCGAACTCCCCGACATCGTCTACGTGGAGAGCCTGGCCGGCGCGGTCTATGTCGACCGGCCCGAGGACGTCGGCGCCTACCTCGAAGTACTGGACCGGATGTCCGTGCAGGCGGAGCCGGTCGATCGAACCCGGGCCATCCTGGGTGAGCTGCGTAAGGAGTTGTGA
- a CDS encoding DUF397 domain-containing protein has protein sequence MGSKGPIYSGMSASDLGTEGWHKPWSGTNGGSCVEAKRLPDGSVAFRQSTDPDGPALVYSRDEMIVFLEGAKAGQADFLVA, from the coding sequence ATGGGATCCAAGGGCCCCATCTACAGCGGTATGTCGGCCTCCGATCTGGGCACCGAGGGCTGGCACAAGCCCTGGAGCGGTACCAACGGCGGCAGTTGCGTCGAGGCCAAGCGACTGCCCGACGGCAGCGTCGCCTTCCGCCAGTCCACCGACCCCGACGGCCCCGCGCTGGTCTACTCCCGCGACGAGATGATCGTGTTCCTGGAAGGCGCCAAGGCCGGCCAGGCCGACTTCCTGGTCGCCTGA
- a CDS encoding ATP-binding protein codes for MTAPRPQRHKPSPSPARLHITIPAQPSRAADVRHLVTEHLRWLRLPPEYVDNAVLATDELFANAIRHARTGPGDTVTLTIECGEYELRVTVGDHSPLPPRLRTAGGAEESGRGLAIVAALADDWGVAPPEPGSPGKRVWFTLELGWVP; via the coding sequence ATGACGGCACCCAGGCCCCAGCGCCACAAGCCGTCGCCCTCCCCGGCACGCCTCCACATCACGATCCCCGCCCAGCCCTCGCGCGCCGCAGACGTGCGGCACCTGGTCACCGAGCACCTCAGGTGGCTGCGGCTGCCGCCGGAGTACGTGGACAACGCCGTCCTCGCCACGGACGAGTTGTTCGCGAACGCGATCCGGCACGCGCGTACCGGCCCCGGCGACACGGTCACCCTCACCATCGAGTGCGGCGAGTACGAGCTGCGGGTGACGGTCGGCGACCACTCGCCGCTCCCGCCGCGGCTGCGTACGGCGGGCGGGGCCGAGGAGTCCGGTCGTGGGCTGGCCATCGTGGCCGCGCTGGCCGACGACTGGGGTGTCGCGCCCCCGGAGCCCGGCAGCCCGGGCAAGCGGGTGTGGTTCACGCTGGAGTTGGGGTGGGTGCCGTGA
- a CDS encoding ABC transporter ATP-binding protein: MTGPDAPAALRATGLGFRYRTRDRWALRDCEFTVPGGRITALVGRNGAGKSTLLHLAGGLLRADSGELRVLGTAPGTSEARARVALLTQNKPLYPRFTVADTLLMGKKLNSSWDQATAEQTVREGDIPLHARVGELSPGQRTRVALALARGKRPELLLLDEPMADLDPVARGEIMAGLMAEAAERGMSIVLSSHVLPELEQTCDWVLVLRDGGVELSEDTDALRASHAMLTGHVDQADALTGPHTVVQRRAAGRQMTALVRQNGPLRGDWHIERPRLEDILIGYLRADAPGHPGPAERTEEAA, encoded by the coding sequence ATGACCGGGCCTGACGCGCCGGCCGCACTGCGCGCCACGGGACTCGGATTCCGGTACCGGACGCGGGACCGCTGGGCCCTGCGGGACTGTGAGTTCACCGTGCCCGGCGGTCGCATTACCGCCCTCGTCGGACGCAACGGCGCCGGCAAGAGCACCCTTCTGCACCTGGCCGGCGGCCTGCTGCGGGCCGACTCCGGGGAACTGCGTGTGCTGGGCACCGCGCCCGGCACGTCCGAGGCCCGCGCCCGGGTCGCCCTGCTCACCCAGAACAAGCCGCTCTACCCCCGCTTCACCGTGGCGGACACTCTGCTGATGGGCAAGAAGCTGAACTCCTCGTGGGACCAGGCGACCGCCGAGCAGACCGTCCGGGAGGGCGACATCCCGCTCCACGCCCGCGTCGGCGAGCTGTCCCCCGGGCAGCGCACCCGCGTCGCACTGGCCCTGGCCCGTGGCAAGCGGCCCGAACTCCTGCTTCTCGACGAGCCCATGGCCGACCTCGACCCCGTGGCACGAGGCGAGATCATGGCGGGGCTGATGGCCGAGGCCGCCGAGCGCGGTATGAGCATCGTGCTGTCCTCGCACGTCCTGCCCGAGCTGGAGCAGACCTGCGACTGGGTTCTGGTGCTGCGGGACGGCGGCGTCGAGCTGAGCGAGGACACCGACGCACTGCGAGCGAGTCACGCCATGCTGACCGGGCACGTCGACCAGGCCGATGCCCTGACCGGACCACACACCGTCGTACAACGCCGTGCAGCCGGCAGACAGATGACCGCCCTGGTGCGACAGAACGGACCGCTGCGCGGCGACTGGCACATCGAGCGGCCCAGACTGGAGGACATCCTGATCGGCTACCTCCGAGCCGACGCCCCGGGACACCCCGGCCCCGCCGAGCGTACGGAGGAGGCGGCGTGA
- a CDS encoding SDR family NAD(P)-dependent oxidoreductase translates to MHGSRVGAREESRGGSGVRGKRVLVTGGTRGLGEQIVRLLMAEGAQVATCARTARDLEALELSLRGEDGGPLFTRALDVTEPERLERFVAASAKRLGGLDGVVACAGGSHGGGFERTDAADWAATWELNVGHAVRLVRAAIPHLRDAGGGSVVLISSISGWKPGPPIQYGVAKSAQIHLAASLARELGPDGIRVNAVSPGSMLIPGRRWDRMRQEDPERFAGFAATELPGGEPVAPQEVARVVAFLLSDWSSGVSGAHVPVDRAQNAPSPDGY, encoded by the coding sequence GTGCACGGCAGCCGGGTGGGGGCGCGCGAGGAGTCCCGTGGCGGGTCCGGCGTGCGCGGCAAGCGCGTGCTGGTCACGGGTGGCACACGGGGTCTGGGCGAGCAGATCGTACGGCTGCTGATGGCCGAGGGGGCGCAGGTCGCGACGTGTGCGCGTACCGCGCGTGACCTGGAGGCGCTGGAGCTGTCGCTGCGGGGTGAGGACGGCGGGCCCTTGTTCACCCGGGCGCTCGACGTCACTGAGCCGGAGAGGCTGGAGCGGTTCGTCGCGGCGTCGGCGAAACGTTTGGGCGGCCTTGACGGGGTGGTGGCGTGTGCGGGCGGCTCTCACGGAGGCGGCTTCGAGCGGACGGACGCCGCGGACTGGGCCGCGACCTGGGAACTGAACGTCGGCCATGCCGTGCGGCTGGTGCGTGCCGCGATCCCGCACCTGCGGGACGCGGGCGGCGGCTCGGTCGTACTGATCTCGTCGATCTCCGGCTGGAAGCCGGGGCCGCCCATCCAGTACGGAGTCGCGAAGTCCGCCCAGATCCACCTGGCCGCGTCGCTCGCGCGTGAACTCGGTCCGGACGGGATCCGCGTGAACGCCGTCTCCCCGGGATCGATGCTCATCCCCGGCCGACGCTGGGACCGTATGCGCCAGGAGGATCCCGAGCGGTTCGCCGGGTTCGCGGCCACGGAGCTGCCCGGCGGAGAACCGGTTGCGCCGCAGGAGGTGGCGCGGGTGGTGGCGTTCCTGCTGTCCGACTGGTCGAGCGGTGTCTCGGGGGCCCATGTGCCGGTGGACCGGGCGCAGAACGCCCCCTCCCCGGACGGGTACTGA
- a CDS encoding DUF6624 domain-containing protein, with the protein MTSALGRQTQVEAADESRLADASTRSDDGAAGTETADPLAPVSAVAAELLHRSDHERDLMRRAQADPTPQRRSEIIACRRANADALKSVVDRHGWPSADRVGAPASTAALMILLHAPDLDFQLSCRDLIAQATLDGRCPAVHLAYIADHCAVEQRLPQFYGTRVNPATLRPYPIRRPESLDERRRDVGLGPLEEQMEALRHGC; encoded by the coding sequence GTGACGAGCGCGCTGGGGCGGCAGACGCAGGTCGAGGCCGCGGACGAGAGCCGTCTCGCCGATGCGTCGACACGCTCCGACGACGGTGCGGCAGGCACCGAGACGGCAGACCCTTTGGCGCCGGTGTCGGCGGTTGCCGCGGAACTGCTGCACCGGTCCGATCATGAGCGGGACCTCATGCGGCGGGCGCAGGCCGACCCCACCCCGCAGCGGCGGTCCGAGATCATCGCGTGCCGCCGGGCCAACGCCGACGCGCTCAAGTCCGTCGTCGACCGCCATGGCTGGCCGTCCGCCGACCGGGTGGGCGCCCCCGCCTCGACCGCGGCCCTGATGATCCTGCTGCACGCCCCGGACCTGGACTTCCAGCTCTCCTGCCGGGACCTGATCGCCCAGGCCACCCTGGACGGCCGCTGCCCCGCCGTCCACCTCGCGTACATCGCCGACCACTGCGCCGTCGAGCAGCGCCTGCCGCAGTTCTACGGCACCCGCGTCAACCCGGCCACGCTGCGCCCGTACCCGATACGCCGGCCGGAAAGCCTCGACGAACGCCGCCGCGATGTCGGTCTGGGTCCGCTGGAGGAGCAGATGGAGGCACTGCGACACGGTTGCTGA